A stretch of the Taeniopygia guttata chromosome 3, bTaeGut7.mat, whole genome shotgun sequence genome encodes the following:
- the KCNS3 gene encoding delayed-rectifier potassium channel regulatory subunit KCNS3: protein MVYGEFFRRPGKDAELINLNVGGFKQSVDQSTLLRFPHTRLGKLLKCHSEEAILELCDDYSVADKEYYFDRNPSLFRYVLNFYYTGKLHVMEELCVFSFCQEIEYWGINELFIDSCCSNRYQERKEEGPEKDWDQKSNDSMDSSNEESSIFDKELEKFDNLCFGEIRKKIWVRMENPAYCLSAKLIAVSSLSVVLASIVAMCIHSMPEFQRLDANDREIGDPVLEAVEITCIIWFTAELVIRLFTAPSQKKFWKKPLNIIDFVSIIPFYATLAVDTKEEESEDIENMGKVVQILRLMRIFRILKLARHSVGLRSLGATLRHSYQEVGLLLLFLSVGISIFSVLVYSVEKDDDSSELQSIPICWWWATISMTTVGYGDTYPVTLAGKLLGTLCIICGILVVALPITIIFNKFSKYYQKQKAIDRDQCNNDRKKKSNDLPYFNIRDIYAKKMHSFISSLSSVGIVVSDQDSTDASSIQDMEDVYNAVSLENGTGK from the coding sequence ATGGTTTATGGTGAATTTTTCCGCAGACCTGGCAAAGATGCAGAACTTATCAATTTGAATGTGGGTGGCTTTAAACAATCTGTGGATCAAAGCACCTTGCTCCGATTTCCCCATACCAGACTCGGAAAACTTCTCAAGTGCCATTCAGAAGAGGCTATTCTAGAACTGTGTGATGATTATAGTGTGGCAGACAAGGAATATTACTTTGACAGGAATCCTTCCTTGTTCCGATATGTTCTGAACTTTTACTATACAGGCAAACTTCACGTTATGGAAGAGCTTTGTGTCTTTTCCTTCTGCCAGGAAATAGAGTACTGGGGGATAAACGAGCTGTTTATTGATTCTTGCTGCAGCAATCGGTACCAAGAACGGAAAGAGGAAGGTCCTGAAAAAGACTGGGATCAGAAGAGCAACGACAGTATGGACTCCTCCAATGAAGAGTCATCCATATTTGATAAAGAGCTAGAAAAATTTGATAATCTGTGTTTTGGTGAAATAAGAAAGAAGATCTGGGTCAGGATGGAAAATCCTGCATACTGCTTGTCTGCCAAGTTAATTGCCGTGTCATCCCTGAGTGTTGTTCTGGCATCAATTGTGGCCATGTGCATTCATAGCATGCCAGAATTTCAAAGGCTGGATGCCAATGACAGGGAGATTGGAGACCCTGTGCTTGAAGCTGTGGAGATTACGTGCATAATCTGGTTTACTGCTGAGCTAGTGATCAGGCTCTTCACTGCTCCAAGTCAAAAGAAGTTCTGGAAGAAACCACTGAACATCATTGATTTTGTCTCTATTATCCCATTTTATGCCACACTGGCTGTGGACACgaaggaagaagaaagtgaaGATATTGAGAACATGGGGAAAGTGGTTCAGATCCTGCGGTTAATGAGGATATTTCGCATCCTGAAACTGGCCAGGCACTCCGTAGGACTGCGGTCCTTGGGAGCCACTTTGAGACACAGCTACCAAGAAGTTGgacttctgcttttgtttttgtcagTTGGGATTTCTATCTTTTCAGTGCTTGTCTACTCAGTGGAGAAAGATGATGactcctcagagctgcagagcatCCCTATTTGCTGGTGGTGGGCAACCATCAGCATGACCACTGTTGGTTATGGGGACACTTACCCGGTCACACTTGCTGGAAAGCTGCTCGGCACCCTCTGCATTATCTGTGGGATACTGGTGGTAGCGCTTCCAATCACCATTATTTTCAATAAGTTTTCTAAGTACTACCAAAAGCAAAAAGCTATTGATAGAGACCAGTGCAACAATGATcgcaaaaagaaaagcaatgacCTACCCTATTTTAACATTAGGGATATTTATGCAAAAAAGATGCACTCCTTCATTTCTAGCCTTTCTTCAGTAGGAATTGTAGTCAGTGACCAAGATTCAACAGATGCCTCCAGTATCCAAGATATGGAGGATGTTTATAACGCAGTATCTTTAGAGAATGGTACAGGAAAATGA